From one Thalassospira sp. ER-Se-21-Dark genomic stretch:
- a CDS encoding ABC transporter permease has protein sequence MANPLAGVRAARHRLKETHPLSVLIAERLGLSVLLLWAVSVLIFAGVEALPGDFAETYLGQSATPQAIANIREDLGLDRPITTRYFEWLGGVIQGDFGNSWASGAPVTEQITKRLGNSLFLAFFAAAISVPLAVGLGMVAVHYRNRIPDRVINVLSLAAISLPEFFIGYILIVFFAVQMGVATFPSTVYDNMGWSERLAAIALPTATLVMVVLAHMMRMTRAAIISVMSSAYMETAELKGLGAFKAIVKHAAPNAIAPIVNVVALNLAYLVVGVVVVEVVFVYPGMGQYMVDAVTVRDMPVVQACGLIFAAVYILLNMVADIVAIVANPRLRHPR, from the coding sequence ATGGCCAATCCCTTGGCCGGCGTGCGAGCCGCGCGACACAGACTGAAAGAAACCCATCCGTTATCGGTACTTATTGCCGAACGACTGGGCTTGAGTGTGTTGTTGCTTTGGGCTGTTTCAGTCCTGATTTTTGCCGGCGTCGAAGCCCTTCCGGGCGATTTCGCCGAAACCTATCTTGGGCAGTCTGCGACACCGCAGGCGATTGCGAACATTCGCGAAGACCTTGGCCTGGATCGCCCGATCACCACGCGCTATTTCGAATGGCTTGGTGGTGTTATTCAAGGCGACTTTGGCAATAGCTGGGCCAGTGGCGCGCCGGTAACCGAACAAATCACCAAACGCCTTGGCAACTCGCTGTTTCTTGCCTTCTTCGCTGCGGCGATTTCGGTCCCGCTTGCAGTCGGGCTTGGCATGGTGGCGGTTCACTATCGCAACCGCATTCCTGATCGCGTGATTAACGTTCTGTCGCTTGCCGCGATCTCACTGCCGGAATTCTTCATCGGCTATATCCTGATCGTGTTCTTTGCCGTTCAGATGGGGGTCGCAACCTTCCCGTCCACTGTCTATGACAATATGGGCTGGTCGGAACGTCTGGCCGCGATTGCCCTGCCGACAGCAACACTGGTGATGGTCGTTCTGGCACACATGATGCGCATGACTCGTGCTGCCATCATCAGTGTCATGTCATCGGCCTATATGGAAACGGCCGAGCTTAAAGGCCTTGGCGCCTTCAAGGCGATCGTCAAACACGCTGCCCCCAACGCCATCGCCCCGATTGTCAATGTGGTGGCACTTAACCTTGCCTATCTGGTGGTGGGCGTTGTCGTGGTCGAGGTTGTCTTCGTCTATCCCGGCATGGGCCAGTATATGGTTGATGCCGTGACAGTACGGGACATGCCCGTCGTGCAGGCCTGCGGGCTTATCTTTGCGGCGGTTTATATCCTGCTCAATATGGTGGCCGATATCGTCGCCATTGTCGCCAATCCGAGACTGAGGCATCCGCGATGA
- a CDS encoding CocE/NonD family hydrolase gives MSERNFTVIENTFITIADGTRLAARMWMPENAENDPVPAVFEFLPYRKGDGTCARDESTYPEFAKAGIAGVRIDIRGSGESDGVIDGEYTELELTNACELIAWIADQPWCNGSVGMMGISWGGFNCLQVAALNPPALKAVISIASTVDRYNDDIHYKNGCHLSAQLSWAGTMLAYQSRSPDPALVGDDWRAMWLHRLKEEPFFLEEWLQHQTRDDFWKHASICEDFDAVKIPSMVLAGWADGYRNTPMRAIEGMPDRSKALIGPWVHKYPHFAWPKPRADFTGEAIKWWNKWLRGDDNGMDDLPQMRAYILDGPKPAARRDFDPGFWIAKDTWSEPETQTLYVNDGRLAFEAGNESTPAADIYLKSPLDTGTASGEYFTLKPDAEMAIDQRPDDAGSLVFETAPLEAEIDLLGHPVLRVDVECDADWSNLCARLVDVHPDGTSTRVSFGVLNLAHRDLETNYNDPKPMPRGKKVTITLVLDACGYRFNAGHRIRLALSTSYWPMILPAPFDAGLTVSPSSIAFDLPLLGAHEKIEVKEPDNPDPLPKYIEHKPGRTERSVQRNLTQNETRYRIYEDTGLFEHPDSRLSTREVRSETWTINPLDPTSVKGEAAWTCDLERDDWSVRTDCHAELTCDRDNWYVSAWVIGYEGSEQVFEKTWEKAIPRNFM, from the coding sequence ATGTCCGAACGAAACTTCACTGTTATTGAAAACACCTTTATCACCATCGCAGACGGCACCCGATTGGCTGCCCGCATGTGGATGCCCGAAAATGCCGAGAATGATCCGGTCCCGGCGGTGTTTGAGTTTCTGCCCTATCGCAAGGGTGATGGGACCTGTGCGCGCGATGAGTCGACCTATCCCGAATTTGCCAAGGCCGGCATTGCCGGCGTGCGGATTGATATTCGCGGATCAGGTGAATCAGATGGTGTGATTGACGGTGAATATACCGAACTTGAACTGACCAATGCGTGTGAGCTGATTGCATGGATTGCCGATCAGCCGTGGTGTAACGGATCGGTCGGCATGATGGGGATTTCCTGGGGCGGATTTAACTGCCTGCAGGTTGCTGCCCTCAATCCGCCTGCGCTCAAGGCGGTGATTTCCATCGCATCAACGGTGGACCGCTATAACGACGACATTCACTATAAAAATGGCTGTCACCTCTCTGCACAACTGTCATGGGCGGGAACAATGCTGGCCTATCAGTCACGCTCACCTGACCCGGCATTGGTTGGTGATGACTGGCGGGCAATGTGGTTGCACCGCCTTAAGGAAGAGCCGTTCTTTTTGGAAGAATGGCTTCAACACCAGACCCGCGATGATTTCTGGAAGCATGCCTCGATCTGCGAGGATTTTGATGCCGTCAAAATCCCGTCGATGGTTCTGGCCGGGTGGGCGGATGGCTATCGCAACACGCCAATGCGCGCGATTGAAGGTATGCCAGACAGGTCCAAGGCCCTTATCGGCCCGTGGGTACATAAATACCCGCATTTCGCCTGGCCAAAGCCGCGTGCCGACTTCACGGGCGAAGCCATCAAATGGTGGAACAAATGGCTGCGGGGTGATGATAACGGTATGGATGACCTGCCCCAGATGCGCGCTTACATCCTCGATGGCCCGAAACCGGCTGCTCGGCGTGACTTTGATCCGGGCTTCTGGATCGCCAAGGACACATGGTCCGAACCGGAAACCCAAACCCTTTATGTCAATGACGGCAGGCTTGCCTTCGAGGCAGGTAACGAAAGTACCCCTGCTGCTGACATTTATTTGAAATCACCGCTCGATACCGGAACCGCATCGGGTGAATATTTCACGCTGAAACCAGATGCCGAAATGGCCATTGATCAGCGTCCGGATGACGCCGGATCGCTGGTCTTTGAAACCGCACCGCTTGAGGCCGAGATTGACCTTCTGGGACATCCGGTTTTGCGCGTTGATGTTGAATGCGATGCAGACTGGTCGAACCTGTGCGCACGTCTGGTCGATGTGCATCCTGATGGTACATCAACCCGTGTGTCGTTCGGGGTTCTGAACCTTGCCCATCGCGATCTTGAAACCAATTATAACGATCCCAAACCGATGCCGCGCGGCAAGAAGGTGACCATTACGCTGGTTCTTGATGCCTGCGGCTATCGCTTCAACGCCGGGCATCGCATCCGTCTTGCGCTTTCAACATCCTATTGGCCAATGATCCTGCCAGCACCCTTTGACGCGGGCCTAACTGTATCACCATCTTCTATTGCTTTTGATCTGCCGCTGCTCGGCGCGCACGAGAAGATTGAGGTGAAGGAACCGGACAATCCCGATCCGCTGCCGAAATATATCGAACACAAACCGGGCCGGACGGAACGCAGTGTTCAACGCAATCTGACGCAGAACGAAACCCGTTATCGCATCTATGAAGATACCGGTCTTTTTGAGCACCCTGACTCACGCCTGTCGACGCGCGAAGTACGCAGCGAAACCTGGACGATCAATCCGCTTGACCCAACCTCGGTTAAGGGCGAAGCCGCCTGGACCTGCGATCTGGAACGCGATGACTGGTCAGTGCGGACCGACTGTCACGCAGAACTGACATGTGACCGCGACAATTGGTATGTGTCCGCCTGGGTGATTGGCTATGAGGGCAGTGAACAGGTCTTTGAAAAGACTTGGGAAAAAGCTATTCCCCGCAACTTCATGTAA
- a CDS encoding universal stress protein — protein MYQKMLVPVDLAHVEKLDKAIKTAVDLAKHYKAEISLLGVGTNTPSSVAHTPKEFEQKLQAFAEDLASKHGVSTKAVAHISHDPAVDLSKELVAKADELGADVIVMASHVPGIADHIFASHGGYVASHSDLSVFLVR, from the coding sequence ATGTATCAGAAGATGCTCGTGCCTGTCGATTTGGCCCACGTTGAAAAATTGGACAAAGCAATTAAAACGGCGGTCGATCTAGCCAAGCATTACAAGGCCGAGATAAGCCTTCTCGGTGTCGGTACCAATACGCCGTCATCGGTGGCACATACGCCAAAGGAATTTGAACAGAAACTTCAGGCTTTCGCCGAGGATCTGGCGTCCAAGCATGGTGTAAGCACCAAGGCAGTCGCGCATATTTCGCATGATCCGGCGGTGGATCTCAGCAAGGAACTTGTCGCCAAGGCCGACGAGCTTGGTGCCGACGTCATCGTCATGGCATCGCACGTGCCCGGTATTGCCGACCATATTTTTGCGTCTCATGGCGGATATGTCGCGTCACACTCGGATCTTTCTGTATTCCTCGTGCGTTAG
- a CDS encoding ABC transporter substrate-binding protein yields the protein MTDPIKYFASRVTASEMNRREFIGRSMAAGLTLAAATSLYGKAAMAQEPKRGGHLKLGLQGGASTDVIDPAKSSSQFTFAMNRNWGDTLVESHPTSGLAVPSLAESWEPNADASVWTFKIRKGVEFHDGSELTIDDVVKTLNRHTDEKSESGALGVLGSIKGIENKGGDLVLTLSEGNADLPLLLSDYHLVIQPGGGYDNPSAGIGTGPFKIDNFEAGVRATFVKNENDWRTDRGFVDSVEMIVMNDATARMAALSSGQVHFINRVDPKTVGLLKRAPNVEIQTTSGRGHYVFIMHCNTAPFDNNDLRLALKYAMDRETMVEKILGGYGKVGNDFPINETYALFPEGIEQRSYDPDKAAFHFKKSGHDGSVLLRTSDVAFPGAVDAAVLYQETAKKAGIDIEIKREPGDGYWSNVWNVQPFSTSYWGGRPTQDQMYSTAYLSSADWNDTRFFNTNFDKILLEARAELDQAKRKEMYHDMALMVRDTGGLILPMFNDFVNATTTNVSGFVDDIGNDMSNGYVASRLWINS from the coding sequence ATGACTGACCCTATCAAGTATTTCGCGTCACGCGTCACAGCATCTGAAATGAACCGTCGTGAATTCATCGGCCGTTCGATGGCCGCCGGCCTGACCCTTGCCGCTGCCACAAGCCTTTATGGCAAGGCCGCCATGGCACAGGAACCAAAGCGCGGCGGGCATCTGAAACTTGGCCTTCAGGGCGGGGCTTCGACCGACGTTATTGATCCGGCAAAATCCTCTTCGCAATTCACCTTTGCCATGAACCGTAACTGGGGCGACACCCTGGTTGAATCGCACCCGACCAGCGGCCTTGCCGTCCCGTCGCTTGCTGAGTCCTGGGAACCGAATGCCGACGCATCTGTCTGGACGTTCAAAATCCGCAAGGGCGTCGAGTTCCATGACGGCTCCGAACTGACCATCGACGATGTTGTCAAAACCCTGAACCGCCACACCGACGAAAAGTCCGAGTCCGGCGCACTGGGTGTTCTGGGTTCGATCAAGGGCATCGAAAACAAGGGCGGCGATCTTGTTCTGACCCTTTCCGAAGGCAATGCCGATCTTCCGCTGCTGCTGAGTGACTATCACCTCGTGATCCAGCCGGGCGGCGGTTACGATAACCCGAGTGCCGGTATCGGTACCGGTCCGTTCAAGATCGACAACTTCGAAGCCGGCGTGCGCGCAACCTTCGTGAAAAACGAAAATGACTGGCGCACCGATCGCGGCTTTGTTGATTCTGTCGAAATGATCGTGATGAACGATGCCACCGCACGTATGGCGGCCCTTTCATCGGGTCAGGTTCACTTCATCAACCGCGTTGATCCGAAGACCGTTGGCCTTCTGAAACGTGCACCGAATGTTGAAATTCAGACCACTTCGGGCCGTGGCCACTATGTCTTCATCATGCATTGCAACACCGCACCGTTCGACAATAACGACCTGCGTCTGGCGCTGAAATACGCGATGGACCGCGAAACCATGGTCGAAAAGATCCTTGGCGGTTACGGCAAGGTCGGCAACGACTTCCCGATCAACGAAACCTATGCCCTGTTCCCGGAAGGCATCGAACAGCGTTCCTATGATCCGGACAAGGCAGCCTTCCACTTCAAGAAGTCCGGCCATGACGGTTCGGTTCTTCTGCGCACGTCTGACGTCGCCTTCCCGGGTGCTGTCGATGCGGCGGTTCTCTATCAGGAAACCGCCAAAAAGGCCGGGATCGATATCGAAATCAAGCGTGAGCCGGGTGACGGTTACTGGTCGAACGTCTGGAACGTTCAGCCGTTCTCGACCTCTTACTGGGGTGGTCGTCCGACCCAGGATCAGATGTATTCGACGGCCTATCTCTCGAGCGCGGACTGGAACGACACCCGCTTCTTCAACACCAACTTCGACAAGATTCTTCTCGAAGCGCGTGCTGAGCTTGATCAGGCCAAGCGTAAGGAAATGTATCACGACATGGCCCTGATGGTCCGTGACACCGGTGGTCTTATCCTGCCGATGTTCAATGACTTCGTGAACGCAACCACGACCAACGTTTCCGGCTTTGTCGATGATATCGGGAACGATATGTCGAACGGTTATGTTGCTTCGCGTCTGTGGATCAACAGCTAG
- a CDS encoding ABC transporter permease, producing MRLREIPLTAWIGILGILFAFGCAVFAPLIAPYGEREIVAGVWEPASDLYLLGTDNLGRDLLSRLIYGAQTTLFVSLAASILSFSIGIFLSFTAAVSGGPIDQGLSRLNDLMMSIPTLIFALVVLAVLPQNIFILIAVMAILDSTRVYRLGRAVALDVAVMEFVEAAKLRGEGRMWIIFREILPNTLSPLLAEFGLRFAFSILFLSTLSFLGLGIQPPAADWGGMVKDNKDGIIFGIQAALIPGGAIAALAVCVNMVVDWLLKRTSSLKGGRGDV from the coding sequence ATGAGATTACGTGAAATCCCGCTGACCGCCTGGATCGGAATTCTGGGCATTCTGTTTGCTTTTGGCTGTGCCGTCTTTGCCCCGCTCATCGCGCCCTATGGGGAACGCGAAATTGTTGCGGGTGTTTGGGAACCGGCCAGTGATCTTTATCTTCTGGGCACCGACAACCTTGGCCGTGATCTTCTGTCACGCCTGATTTACGGTGCGCAGACAACCCTGTTTGTGTCGCTTGCGGCATCTATTCTGTCGTTCTCAATCGGCATTTTCCTGAGCTTTACGGCCGCTGTTTCCGGTGGCCCGATTGATCAGGGACTGTCGCGCCTCAACGATTTGATGATGTCGATCCCGACCCTGATTTTCGCCCTCGTGGTGCTGGCGGTTCTGCCGCAGAACATCTTCATCCTGATTGCCGTGATGGCCATTCTGGATTCAACGCGCGTCTATCGACTGGGCCGTGCGGTTGCCCTTGATGTTGCGGTTATGGAATTTGTCGAGGCCGCCAAACTGCGCGGTGAAGGCCGGATGTGGATCATCTTCCGCGAAATTCTGCCCAATACGCTTTCGCCGCTTTTGGCAGAGTTCGGGCTGCGTTTCGCCTTTTCGATCCTGTTCCTGTCGACTCTTTCCTTCCTGGGTCTTGGCATTCAGCCGCCGGCTGCGGACTGGGGTGGTATGGTCAAGGACAACAAGGATGGCATCATCTTTGGCATTCAGGCTGCCCTTATTCCGGGTGGCGCGATTGCGGCCTTGGCCGTCTGTGTCAACATGGTTGTCGACTGGTTGCTGAAACGTACTTCCAGCCTGAAAGGAGGCCGCGGCGATGTCTGA
- a CDS encoding ABC transporter ATP-binding protein, with protein MSDLLSVRDLRIGATIFPPGEAPMDIEIVHGVSFDLQKGKVLGLIGESGAGKSTIGLAALAYGRGGVRITGGEVLLDGKDILPLDKKGIRKIRGARVCYVAQSAAASFNPAHKLGDQVIEATVEHGLMSRDEARKRADYLFEILGLPDPKNFGNRFPHQVSGGQLQRAMTAMALCSKPELIVFDEPTTALDVTTQIDVLAAIKNAIEMTGTAALYITHDLAVVAQISDDIMVLRNGDTIEYGPVQQIIENPRQEYTKALVNVRQTKQTEARDQTDALLKVENISAAYGNGVQVLHDVSLHVPRGQTLAVVGESGSGKSTLARVITGLLPPFKGSVKFGDEKLSNAQKNRSRDHLRRIQLIYQMADTAMNPRQTVGQIIGRPLQFYFGMRGAERKKEVIKLLDEIEMGEAFYDRYPAELSGGQKQRVAIARALAAQPELILCDEPTSALDPLVAEGILDLLLRLQKERQVSYLFITHDIAIVRAIADSVAVMLQGKLVDFGPRSEVLNPPFDDYTDLLLKSVPEMELGWLEKVLATRKMESAGH; from the coding sequence ATGTCTGATCTTTTATCGGTACGCGATCTGCGCATTGGCGCGACCATCTTCCCGCCGGGCGAAGCCCCGATGGATATCGAGATTGTCCATGGTGTTTCCTTTGATCTGCAAAAGGGCAAGGTCCTTGGCCTGATCGGGGAATCCGGTGCGGGTAAATCGACCATCGGCCTTGCCGCTTTGGCCTATGGCCGGGGTGGTGTGCGCATCACAGGCGGTGAAGTCCTGCTTGATGGCAAGGACATCCTGCCGCTCGACAAAAAGGGGATCCGCAAGATCCGCGGGGCACGTGTCTGTTATGTTGCCCAATCGGCTGCGGCATCTTTCAACCCGGCGCACAAGCTGGGCGATCAGGTCATTGAAGCCACGGTCGAACACGGCCTGATGAGCCGCGACGAGGCCCGCAAACGGGCCGACTATCTGTTTGAAATTCTTGGTCTTCCGGACCCGAAGAATTTCGGTAATCGGTTCCCCCATCAGGTATCGGGGGGACAGCTACAACGTGCCATGACCGCCATGGCGCTCTGTTCCAAACCGGAACTCATTGTCTTTGACGAACCAACCACGGCTCTTGACGTGACCACCCAGATTGATGTTCTGGCCGCGATCAAGAACGCGATTGAAATGACCGGCACAGCCGCCCTTTACATCACGCATGATCTGGCCGTTGTTGCCCAGATTTCTGATGACATCATGGTGCTGCGCAACGGCGACACCATCGAATACGGACCGGTACAGCAGATCATTGAAAACCCGCGTCAGGAATACACCAAGGCGCTGGTCAATGTCCGCCAGACCAAACAGACCGAAGCCCGCGATCAGACGGACGCGTTGCTAAAGGTTGAAAACATCTCGGCTGCCTATGGCAACGGGGTGCAGGTTCTTCATGATGTATCGCTGCATGTCCCGCGTGGTCAGACACTGGCCGTAGTCGGGGAATCCGGTTCGGGTAAATCCACACTGGCACGTGTCATCACCGGACTCCTGCCGCCCTTCAAGGGCAGCGTCAAATTCGGTGATGAGAAGTTGTCAAACGCACAAAAGAACCGGTCACGCGATCATTTGCGCCGTATCCAGCTGATCTATCAAATGGCTGATACCGCGATGAACCCGCGCCAGACCGTTGGGCAGATCATTGGCCGCCCGTTGCAGTTCTATTTCGGCATGCGCGGTGCGGAGCGCAAAAAGGAAGTCATCAAACTTCTTGATGAAATCGAGATGGGCGAAGCTTTCTATGACCGTTATCCTGCCGAACTTTCCGGCGGGCAGAAGCAACGTGTGGCGATCGCACGTGCCCTGGCTGCACAGCCGGAATTGATCCTGTGCGACGAGCCGACCTCGGCCCTTGATCCACTGGTTGCCGAAGGCATCCTTGATCTTTTGCTGCGTCTGCAAAAAGAACGTCAGGTGTCCTATCTGTTCATCACCCATGACATCGCAATTGTGCGTGCGATTGCTGATTCTGTTGCGGTGATGCTGCAGGGCAAGCTGGTCGATTTCGGCCCGCGGTCTGAGGTCCTGAACCCGCCATTTGACGATTACACCGACCTTCTTTTGAAATCGGTGCCGGAAATGGAATTGGGTTGGCTGGAAAAAGTTTTGGCCACGCGCAAAATGGAAAGTGCCGGTCACTAA
- a CDS encoding alpha/beta hydrolase, protein MANSDQVSPEVTYDPMPEEEGIRAFIAKCDGFYPPDAVAASIDQQRSWYDALCAEFAFPHPDGMQVEDDVIADVPVRHYRPADCTSHHKIVYMHGGGFVVGSRDSHDAICAEIAEAAKAELIAIDYRLAPEHIWPAQHEDCHRVTQSILASGKKIVLVGDSAGGMLAAGIAVRAREEGFGDRVLGQALIYPALGGDLNWPSYGQMANAPGLSTDDVIYYRDVLKAPMDDPFAHALSVDDLRGLPPTFITAAYFDPLRDDGREYTARLARAGISVQYREEPQMIHGWLRAGHMSPGAKTAFGHLCDAIAAMVA, encoded by the coding sequence ATGGCCAATTCCGATCAGGTTTCCCCCGAAGTGACCTATGACCCGATGCCAGAGGAAGAAGGCATTCGTGCCTTTATCGCCAAATGCGACGGGTTCTATCCCCCCGACGCGGTGGCGGCATCAATTGATCAGCAGCGCAGTTGGTATGATGCGTTATGCGCCGAATTCGCTTTTCCACATCCGGACGGCATGCAGGTCGAAGACGATGTGATTGCCGATGTTCCGGTGCGCCATTATCGCCCTGCCGACTGCACCTCTCACCACAAGATTGTCTACATGCATGGCGGTGGTTTTGTCGTCGGGTCGCGCGACAGCCATGATGCGATTTGCGCCGAAATCGCCGAGGCAGCAAAGGCCGAACTAATCGCGATTGATTACCGTCTTGCGCCGGAACATATCTGGCCCGCTCAGCATGAAGACTGCCATCGCGTGACCCAAAGCATCCTGGCGTCCGGCAAGAAGATTGTTCTGGTGGGCGACAGTGCCGGTGGCATGCTGGCCGCAGGCATTGCCGTTCGGGCTCGCGAAGAAGGTTTTGGCGATCGCGTGTTGGGGCAGGCATTGATCTATCCGGCCCTTGGCGGTGACTTGAACTGGCCAAGCTATGGGCAGATGGCAAATGCGCCGGGGCTCAGTACCGACGACGTGATTTACTATCGTGATGTGCTGAAGGCACCGATGGATGATCCGTTTGCCCATGCGCTGTCGGTTGATGACCTGCGGGGCTTGCCACCAACCTTTATCACGGCGGCCTATTTTGATCCGCTGCGCGATGATGGCCGCGAATATACCGCCCGTCTTGCCCGTGCGGGCATTTCCGTTCAATACCGTGAAGAACCCCAAATGATCCACGGCTGGCTGCGTGCCGGGCATATGAGCCCAGGGGCGAAAACCGCGTTCGGGCATCTGTGCGATGCCATTGCCGCTATGGTTGCTTAG
- a CDS encoding BCCT family transporter translates to MGSEADTGIESPDGAANPIDTEYEIGQDNIQAEIGPFGLDVHNPVFLISGLAIVAFVFLTLAFQESVGPMFNDLRGWLTSSLDWFFLSAANVFVVLCLFLIVSPLGRVRLGGADATPDYSYAGWFAMLFAAGMGIGLMFYGVSEPISHFTSSMGGIAVGEDGLRTDWAPLGAAAGDADAAFDLGMAATIFHWGLHPWAIYATVALALALFSFNKGLPLTIRSIFYPIFGERVWGWTGHLIDILAVFATLFGLATSLGFGAEQANAGLDYLFGISVSDTSKVFLIIGITGVALISVLAGLDAGVKRLSEINMILAALLLLFVVLVGPTMEIITGFFSSLLSYAQYLPALSNPVGREDANFSQGWTSFYWAWWISWSPFVGMFIARVSRGRTVREFITCVLIIPSLVCVLWMTAFGGTAVHMVTEGVTAIAEAGLPIKLFTMLDQLPLQAITSFIGIVLVIVFFVTSSDSGSLVIDTITAGGKVDAPVPQRVFWCTFEGLVAIALLLGGGLGSLQAMAVSTGFPFAIVLLMACYSIIQGLRTEPKAVGANSEATVSKD, encoded by the coding sequence ATGGGGTCTGAAGCTGACACGGGCATTGAAAGCCCGGACGGTGCAGCGAACCCGATTGATACAGAATATGAAATCGGGCAAGACAATATCCAAGCAGAGATCGGGCCATTTGGACTGGATGTCCATAACCCGGTCTTTCTGATTTCGGGTCTTGCGATTGTTGCATTCGTCTTTCTCACCCTGGCCTTTCAGGAAAGTGTCGGGCCGATGTTCAACGACCTGCGTGGTTGGCTGACATCGTCGCTTGACTGGTTCTTCCTGTCTGCTGCCAACGTATTTGTTGTGTTGTGTCTGTTTCTGATTGTCTCGCCGCTTGGCCGTGTGCGCCTTGGTGGTGCGGATGCAACACCGGATTATTCCTATGCCGGCTGGTTTGCCATGCTGTTTGCTGCAGGCATGGGCATCGGTCTTATGTTCTATGGTGTGTCAGAACCGATTTCGCACTTCACATCCTCGATGGGTGGAATTGCTGTCGGTGAAGATGGTCTTCGTACCGATTGGGCGCCGCTTGGTGCGGCCGCCGGTGATGCCGATGCTGCATTTGATCTTGGCATGGCTGCAACCATTTTCCACTGGGGTCTTCACCCGTGGGCGATCTATGCCACTGTCGCACTGGCACTGGCACTGTTTTCGTTTAACAAGGGCCTGCCGCTGACCATTCGTTCGATCTTCTATCCGATCTTCGGCGAGCGTGTTTGGGGTTGGACCGGTCACCTTATTGATATCCTGGCCGTATTTGCGACGCTGTTTGGTCTTGCAACGTCGCTTGGTTTCGGTGCGGAACAGGCCAATGCCGGGCTTGATTACCTGTTTGGCATTTCGGTTTCCGATACATCGAAGGTTTTCCTGATTATCGGGATTACCGGTGTTGCACTTATTTCGGTGCTGGCGGGGCTTGATGCCGGGGTGAAGCGTCTGTCGGAAATCAACATGATCCTCGCAGCACTTCTGTTGCTGTTTGTGGTTCTGGTTGGTCCGACGATGGAAATCATCACCGGTTTCTTCTCGAGCCTGCTGTCGTATGCGCAATATCTTCCGGCACTTTCAAACCCGGTCGGTCGTGAAGACGCCAACTTCAGCCAGGGCTGGACGTCCTTCTATTGGGCTTGGTGGATTTCCTGGTCACCGTTTGTCGGCATGTTCATTGCGCGTGTTTCGCGTGGTCGTACCGTGCGTGAATTCATCACCTGCGTTCTGATTATTCCGTCGCTGGTGTGTGTTCTGTGGATGACGGCCTTTGGCGGCACCGCGGTGCATATGGTGACCGAAGGCGTTACCGCCATTGCCGAAGCAGGTCTGCCGATCAAACTGTTCACCATGCTCGATCAGCTTCCGCTGCAAGCCATCACCTCCTTCATCGGGATTGTTCTGGTGATCGTGTTCTTCGTGACCTCGTCTGACTCTGGCTCGCTTGTGATTGATACCATCACCGCAGGCGGCAAGGTCGATGCTCCGGTCCCGCAGCGCGTCTTCTGGTGCACCTTCGAAGGTCTGGTTGCGATTGCATTGTTGCTGGGCGGTGGCCTTGGATCATTGCAGGCGATGGCGGTTTCGACCGGCTTCCCGTTTGCGATTGTCCTTCTGATGGCCTGCTATTCGATCATCCAGGGTCTGCGAACCGAACCCAAGGCCGTCGGTGCAAATTCCGAAGCGACGGTCAGCAAGGACTAG
- a CDS encoding META domain-containing protein, which produces MRQVKHRIGLPLALVALASLAACGTASTGNMTPDWASVTDHEWQLVQVIDGNSTLSPTPPVMATATFSSDGMVSGNAGCNQYSGSYEQAGSSLGVAQLAMTRKMCIADNAMQIENAFSGAFVLVSSWDVVDGRLVLKDNDGNMVIELTPAAQ; this is translated from the coding sequence ATGCGTCAGGTTAAACACAGGATCGGCTTGCCTTTGGCATTGGTGGCGTTGGCATCACTTGCGGCCTGCGGCACCGCATCCACAGGCAACATGACACCGGACTGGGCAAGTGTAACCGATCACGAATGGCAACTGGTGCAGGTCATTGATGGCAACAGCACCCTGTCGCCAACCCCGCCTGTCATGGCGACCGCCACATTTTCCAGCGATGGCATGGTGTCGGGCAATGCGGGCTGCAATCAGTATTCAGGTAGTTACGAACAAGCGGGATCGTCACTGGGTGTCGCGCAGCTCGCCATGACACGAAAGATGTGCATCGCCGACAACGCTATGCAGATCGAAAATGCCTTTAGCGGCGCATTCGTCTTGGTGAGTAGCTGGGACGTTGTTGATGGGCGTCTTGTTCTCAAGGACAATGACGGCAACATGGTTATCGAGCTGACACCGGCCGCGCAGTAA